The proteins below come from a single Verrucomicrobiota bacterium genomic window:
- a CDS encoding FecR domain-containing protein, translating to MKLLRNCANKLVAGSVALFVLAWAAELSAAPGKQGSGQGSATVSGVKGATRYSTDNGRTWHPVKVGLILKAPALIQTAANSHVDLVLGEREVTGHEPTIGNLVFTPGTGEDANVLRITPDSILSIDKLMVEETGADVVSDTQLDLRAGRIMGNVKKLSAASRYEVKFPTGVACIRGTIYTIDKNGLTRVLTGSVVVSYLKDGVVQTQVVMAGYQFDPATGLVTPIPEFDKKEMVREFRELGGKPNVPPTTFTVDNTIYYVSPTTGHNGVGIGPPPGGVGKAN from the coding sequence ATGAAACTTTTGAGGAACTGTGCCAACAAACTGGTTGCCGGCAGCGTTGCGTTATTTGTGCTGGCGTGGGCGGCTGAACTCTCCGCCGCACCTGGAAAACAAGGATCAGGTCAGGGATCGGCCACGGTCAGTGGCGTCAAAGGTGCGACCCGATACAGCACCGATAACGGCCGGACCTGGCATCCGGTCAAAGTAGGATTGATCCTCAAGGCGCCAGCCCTCATCCAGACCGCGGCCAATTCACACGTGGACCTTGTGTTGGGAGAACGTGAAGTTACCGGCCATGAACCGACCATTGGAAATCTGGTTTTCACTCCGGGAACGGGAGAAGACGCCAACGTTTTGCGCATCACCCCGGACAGTATTTTGTCCATCGACAAATTGATGGTTGAGGAAACTGGTGCCGACGTGGTGTCCGATACGCAATTGGACCTGCGCGCGGGCCGGATCATGGGGAATGTGAAAAAATTGTCCGCGGCGTCTCGATATGAAGTCAAGTTCCCAACTGGCGTGGCCTGCATTCGCGGCACCATCTACACGATTGACAAGAATGGATTGACCCGTGTTCTAACGGGATCGGTAGTGGTTTCTTACCTTAAGGACGGAGTCGTGCAGACTCAGGTCGTCATGGCTGGCTATCAGTTTGACCCGGCCACCGGTTTAGTGACCCCCATTCCTGAGTTCGACAAGAAAGAAATGGTCAGAGAGTTCAGGGAATTAGGCGGGAAACCAAATGTCCCGCCCACGACCTTCACGGTGGATAACACCATCTATTACGTTTCACCCACTACAGGTCACAACGGCGTCGGCATTGGTCCGCCCCCGGGCGGCGTTGGGAAAGCCAATTAA